In Corylus avellana chromosome ca2, CavTom2PMs-1.0, the following proteins share a genomic window:
- the LOC132172502 gene encoding uncharacterized protein LOC132172502 isoform X2: MFLPLRKPRLGLCMVRCSRLCARWGTDADADRARAMEAQTGPSQASSPPATWDLLYAAAGEVARMRMNEDVYGLNHGRGLLGPLRKPSPVALPVKNNPNSDVGFVSHQSLSHQQLQMQATQFQQLRQQQMMRQQGDWTIPTAPDDPGNGLKQREEQRVRRSQKQSPSGLSPSAWPTQQMVRQPSRARGAGPPLVWFYFLDFFIVFYFL; this comes from the exons ATGTTTTTGCCTCTGAGAAAGCCAAG GCTTGGGTTGTGTATGGTTCGCTGCAGTCGACTCTGTGCGCGTTGGGGAACGGATGCGGATGCAGACAGGGCTCGAGCCATGGAAGCCCAAACAGGGCCTTCCCAAGCCTCTTCCCCACCGGCGACCTGGGATCTGCTTTACGCTGCTGCGGGGGAAGTAGCTCGAATGAGGATGAACGAAGATGTGTACGGGCTCAACCATGGCAGAGGTCTCTTGGGTCCTCTGAGAAAGCCCTCTCCAGTCGCTCTTCCTGTGAAAAACAACCCCAACTCTGATGTTGGATTTGTCTCACACCAGTCACTCTCTCACCAGCAGTTGCAAATGCAAGCCACTCAA TTTCAGCAGCTAAGACAGCAGCAGATGATGAGGCAACAGGGGGACTGGACGATACCAACAGCGCCAGACGACCCAGGAAATGGTCTAAAACAGAGGGAGGAACAGAGAGTACGTCGGAGCCAGAAACAGTCGCCCTCTGGGTTGTCCCCTTCTGCATGGCCCACTCAGCAAATGGTCAGGCAACCTTCCAGGGCCAGGGGTGCCGGACCACCTCtggtttggttttattttttagatttttttattgttttttattttttataa
- the LOC132172502 gene encoding uncharacterized protein LOC132172502 isoform X1 produces MFLPLRKPRLGLCMVRCSRLCARWGTDADADRARAMEAQTGPSQASSPPATWDLLYAAAGEVARMRMNEDVYGLNHGRGLLGPLRKPSPVALPVKNNPNSDVGFVSHQSLSHQQLQMQATQQFQQLRQQQMMRQQGDWTIPTAPDDPGNGLKQREEQRVRRSQKQSPSGLSPSAWPTQQMVRQPSRARGAGPPLVWFYFLDFFIVFYFL; encoded by the exons ATGTTTTTGCCTCTGAGAAAGCCAAG GCTTGGGTTGTGTATGGTTCGCTGCAGTCGACTCTGTGCGCGTTGGGGAACGGATGCGGATGCAGACAGGGCTCGAGCCATGGAAGCCCAAACAGGGCCTTCCCAAGCCTCTTCCCCACCGGCGACCTGGGATCTGCTTTACGCTGCTGCGGGGGAAGTAGCTCGAATGAGGATGAACGAAGATGTGTACGGGCTCAACCATGGCAGAGGTCTCTTGGGTCCTCTGAGAAAGCCCTCTCCAGTCGCTCTTCCTGTGAAAAACAACCCCAACTCTGATGTTGGATTTGTCTCACACCAGTCACTCTCTCACCAGCAGTTGCAAATGCAAGCCACTCAA cagTTTCAGCAGCTAAGACAGCAGCAGATGATGAGGCAACAGGGGGACTGGACGATACCAACAGCGCCAGACGACCCAGGAAATGGTCTAAAACAGAGGGAGGAACAGAGAGTACGTCGGAGCCAGAAACAGTCGCCCTCTGGGTTGTCCCCTTCTGCATGGCCCACTCAGCAAATGGTCAGGCAACCTTCCAGGGCCAGGGGTGCCGGACCACCTCtggtttggttttattttttagatttttttattgttttttattttttataa